The DNA window CTAGAGGGAATTACAAATGGAAAGAGACTTTTGGTTAAGTAGATGGAAAGAAAATAATATTCCTTTCCACGAAAGTGAGGCAAACCCGCTTCTTCTTAAATATTTCAAAGAACTTTCTATACCGAAAGATAGCCGCATTTTTATCCCTTTATGTGGAAAAACTTTAGATATAGCCTGGTTTCTTTCTAAAGGGTATAGAGTCGCCGGTGCAGAACTCGCCGAAATGGCGATCCAGCAGTTGTTTCAAGAATTAGGCGTAGAACCTAAAATTTCCGAAGAAGGTAAACTCACTCTATACAGTGCAAACGGTATAGATATCTTCGTAGGAGATATATTCGATTTATCTAAAGAGGTCTTAGGCCCAGTGGATGCTGTCTACGATAGAGCAGCTTTCGTGGCTCTTCCGCAAGAAACCCGTATTCGTTATTCTTCACATTTAACTCAAATTACAAATGACGCTCCTCAACTTCTGATCACATTTGAGTATGACCAAACTAAAATGGCAGGTCCTCCTTTTTCTATTTCAACGGAAGAAGTTAATTTACATTATAAAAGCACTTTTACTTTAAAGAATCTTGCAAGTCAGGAAATGGTAGGTGGACTGAAAGGACATTCTGCAAAAGAGAATGTTTGGAAATTATCTTAAGGAAAGAAGATAAAAGCCCGCATATTAATACAAGCGAGCATCTTAAAAATTATTCTTATTGGATTTCTTTTCGTCTAGATTGAGCGATTGCAAGAATGATAGGAAGTAATATCTCAGGAGTTAAATAACCGATCCAAACTGCGGGAGGTTCAGGCAATCCGACAATAGAGATAGATAGTATTCTTCCAAGCGCAGCTATGAATATTCCTAAAGCAATTAGATAGACTATAGTTCTTTGCACACGAATCGTATAAGCTGCCCAAAAACAAATCAATC is part of the Leptospira andrefontaineae genome and encodes:
- the tmpT gene encoding thiopurine S-methyltransferase, with translation MERDFWLSRWKENNIPFHESEANPLLLKYFKELSIPKDSRIFIPLCGKTLDIAWFLSKGYRVAGAELAEMAIQQLFQELGVEPKISEEGKLTLYSANGIDIFVGDIFDLSKEVLGPVDAVYDRAAFVALPQETRIRYSSHLTQITNDAPQLLITFEYDQTKMAGPPFSISTEEVNLHYKSTFTLKNLASQEMVGGLKGHSAKENVWKLS
- a CDS encoding DUF4345 domain-containing protein, whose protein sequence is MQTNQSVSISTRIVQVCLFLAAAIAIFGGSLQMYLGEPTVSPRLDNIHRFMAGIYLSMGLICFWAAYTIRVQRTIVYLIALGIFIAALGRILSISIVGLPEPPAVWIGYLTPEILLPIILAIAQSRRKEIQ